One genomic segment of Desulfocapsa sulfexigens DSM 10523 includes these proteins:
- a CDS encoding alpha/beta hydrolase, protein MSSHFSQDVSIPCMLGSLEGRLTYREENSGQPGVILCSPHPLLAGNMDNNVVSALAETLAYHFPVLSFNYRGVGKSFKAEPDLPLFEYWDRLDKQNDFSEIICDTEEVIRWSSRYFSNFHLVGYSFGSFIGLSALGTALSFSAITPPLGEHDFEPLRSVGCKTLLLFAENDNLLIQQKNNVTLHATIHEILGSDHFFLGREQEVAESIESFLLTV, encoded by the coding sequence ATGAGCTCCCATTTCAGTCAGGATGTAAGCATACCCTGTATGCTCGGGAGTCTGGAAGGGAGGCTCACTTACAGGGAAGAAAACAGCGGTCAACCGGGGGTAATTCTCTGTTCTCCCCATCCACTCCTTGCAGGAAATATGGACAACAATGTTGTCTCTGCCCTGGCTGAAACGCTGGCATATCATTTTCCGGTGCTTTCCTTTAATTATCGTGGGGTGGGAAAAAGTTTCAAGGCAGAACCAGATCTGCCCCTGTTTGAATACTGGGACAGGCTGGATAAGCAAAATGACTTTTCTGAAATCATTTGTGATACGGAAGAGGTGATACGGTGGAGTTCCAGGTATTTTTCAAATTTCCATCTGGTCGGGTACTCCTTCGGCAGTTTTATTGGGCTCTCCGCACTCGGGACTGCTCTCAGCTTTAGTGCAATTACCCCGCCTCTGGGTGAACACGATTTTGAACCATTAAGGAGTGTAGGCTGCAAAACTCTGCTGCTTTTTGCTGAAAACGATAATCTTCTAATTCAACAAAAAAACAATGTGACGTTACATGCTACCATCCATGAAATCTTGGGAAGTGACCATTTTTTTCTTGGCAGGGAGCAGGAAGTTGCAGAGAGTATTGAGTCATTCCTCCTTACTGTCTGA
- a CDS encoding integron integrase — translation MENKTKFTPNPKSKLMDQVRETLRYYHYAHSTEKTYCQWILRYVYFYDKKRHPKEMGGREVESFLSHLATHGKVAASTQRQALNALVFLYRDVLQIPLDQSIAPIRSKRKPHPPTVLTENEVERVFAQMKGTHLLMAKLIYGTGIRLMECIRLRIQDIDFGQRQLFIRSAKGGKDRTTFLPRFVHDELHEHVERVKKLHRQDLEQGFGEVYLPNALARKYRKAAWETSWQYVFPSKSRSIDPRSKKERRHHVLESGLQKAVKSAVRKSGIDKRATVHTLRHSFATHMLENGTNIRVLQDLLGHADVKTTEIYTHVMRKDIDGLQNPLDRLYSKSN, via the coding sequence ATGGAGAATAAGACAAAATTTACCCCAAACCCTAAGTCAAAATTAATGGATCAAGTTCGAGAGACCTTGAGATATTATCATTATGCTCATTCAACTGAAAAAACATATTGTCAGTGGATTTTGAGATATGTCTATTTTTACGATAAAAAGCGACATCCAAAAGAAATGGGAGGCCGCGAAGTTGAGAGTTTCTTATCTCACCTGGCAACACATGGAAAAGTGGCTGCTTCAACCCAGAGACAAGCTCTCAATGCATTAGTTTTTTTATATCGCGATGTTCTTCAAATTCCTCTTGATCAATCTATCGCCCCCATTCGTTCTAAACGCAAACCTCATCCCCCAACCGTTCTTACAGAAAACGAAGTTGAGAGGGTGTTCGCACAAATGAAGGGCACCCATCTACTAATGGCCAAATTGATTTACGGAACTGGTATACGCCTAATGGAGTGTATTCGTTTGCGTATACAGGATATTGATTTTGGCCAGAGGCAACTGTTTATCCGCTCCGCAAAAGGTGGAAAAGATAGAACGACATTTTTGCCTCGTTTTGTTCACGACGAACTTCATGAGCATGTCGAACGTGTAAAAAAACTGCATCGCCAAGATCTTGAGCAAGGCTTTGGCGAAGTGTATCTACCAAATGCACTAGCCAGAAAATATCGAAAAGCAGCTTGGGAAACATCGTGGCAATACGTATTCCCAAGTAAATCACGATCTATAGATCCAAGGAGCAAAAAAGAACGTAGACATCACGTACTTGAGTCAGGCCTGCAAAAAGCTGTTAAATCGGCTGTGAGAAAGTCAGGGATCGACAAGCGGGCAACCGTCCATACTCTTCGCCATTCCTTCGCTACACATATGCTTGAAAATGGAACCAATATCCGTGTGCTTCAAGATCTTCTTGGACATGCTGATGTGAAAACAACAGAAATATATACCCATGTTATGCGAAAGGATATTGATGGGTTGCAAAATCCGCTGGATCGTCTGTACAGCAAATCCAATTAG
- a CDS encoding acyl-CoA synthetase family protein, with amino-acid sequence MFEQILDIHFDSDTGTPYWLDALKRKDLQRRDFQEINDLQLLGPMDVEAMRSRPITDFVPRSLHGCMAEMILAETGGTTGNPCRRVYLPEEFHAAFVAPWLQAVRRFHFPTHQKWLFVGPSGPHVIAQAARAFARATDSLEPFSIDCDVRWVKQQQPNSMGHMLYMDHLSSQALNIINQQEITVLFTTPPLLLVLAKQMTEKQRLQITGIHTGGMAQDSETSQQLARLFPAAVILPGYGNSLFGVTFESEQIMGEPSVFFVHDPSLHLHLLPLPKDKHEPPRLADTVPEGQRGRIMFHRFDRSFLLLNMLERDTAVRVMRDGEQGISNIEGLSFHQKKSGGVY; translated from the coding sequence ATGTTTGAGCAGATCCTTGATATTCATTTTGATTCCGATACCGGCACACCATACTGGCTGGATGCTCTTAAGAGGAAAGATCTGCAGCGTCGGGATTTCCAGGAAATCAATGATCTGCAGCTGCTTGGTCCCATGGATGTGGAGGCAATGCGGAGCAGACCGATTACTGATTTTGTTCCACGTTCACTCCACGGTTGCATGGCAGAGATGATTCTTGCTGAAACTGGTGGTACCACAGGCAATCCGTGTCGCAGGGTCTATTTGCCAGAAGAATTTCATGCCGCATTTGTTGCTCCCTGGCTTCAGGCAGTGAGGCGCTTTCATTTTCCAACACATCAAAAGTGGCTCTTTGTCGGGCCATCAGGGCCCCATGTTATTGCACAGGCAGCAAGAGCCTTTGCCCGTGCTACTGATAGTCTTGAACCTTTTTCCATTGACTGTGATGTCCGTTGGGTAAAGCAGCAGCAGCCGAATTCAATGGGCCATATGCTCTATATGGATCACCTCAGCTCTCAGGCCTTAAATATTATCAATCAGCAGGAGATTACGGTTCTCTTTACAACCCCGCCACTTCTCCTCGTCCTTGCTAAGCAGATGACAGAGAAGCAACGGCTACAGATTACGGGTATCCACACAGGAGGTATGGCTCAGGATAGTGAGACCAGCCAGCAGCTTGCAAGGCTCTTTCCTGCTGCAGTGATTCTTCCCGGATATGGTAACAGTCTCTTTGGGGTAACCTTTGAATCCGAGCAGATTATGGGAGAACCTTCTGTCTTTTTTGTTCACGATCCGTCACTTCATCTGCATCTTCTCCCTTTGCCAAAAGATAAACATGAACCGCCACGTTTAGCAGATACAGTCCCGGAAGGGCAACGTGGCCGGATTATGTTTCACCGTTTCGACAGATCTTTTCTGCTTCTAAATATGCTTGAACGGGACACTGCTGTTCGGGTTATGAGGGATGGTGAACAGGGGATCAGCAATATTGAAGGTCTTAGTTTTCACCAAAAGAAGAGTGGTGGAGTGTATTGA